A stretch of the Orcinus orca chromosome 1, mOrcOrc1.1, whole genome shotgun sequence genome encodes the following:
- the C1H1orf122 gene encoding uncharacterized protein C1orf122 homolog isoform X1, translated as MEWGPGSDWSRGEAAGVDRGKAGLGLGGRPPPQPPRDERAQQLLDAVEQRQRQLLDTIAACEEMLRQLGRRRPEPAGGGNVSAKPGAPSQTAVSARGGFPKDAGDGATEP; from the exons ATGGAATGGGGCCCGGGCTCAGACTGGTCACGGGG GGAGGCTGCCGGCGTGGACCGTGGGAAGGCGGGGCTGGGGCTCGGCGGGAGGCCACCCCCGCAGCCGCCCCGGGATGAGCGCGCCCAGCAGCTGCTGGATGCGGTGGAGCAGCGGCAGCGGCAGCTCCTGGACACCATCGCCGCCTGCGAGGAGATGCTGCGGCAGCTGGGCCGCCGGCGCCCGGAGCCGGCTGGTGGCGGG AACGTCTCAGCCAAACCTGGAGCACCCTCCCAGACAGCTGTCTCCGCCAGAGGTGGCTTTCCAAAAGATGCCGGCGATGGAGCTACGGAGCCCTGA
- the C1H1orf122 gene encoding uncharacterized protein C1orf122 homolog isoform X2: MLRQLGRRRPEPAGGGNVSAKPGAPSQTAVSARGGFPKDAGDGATEP, from the exons ATGCTGCGGCAGCTGGGCCGCCGGCGCCCGGAGCCGGCTGGTGGCGGG AACGTCTCAGCCAAACCTGGAGCACCCTCCCAGACAGCTGTCTCCGCCAGAGGTGGCTTTCCAAAAGATGCCGGCGATGGAGCTACGGAGCCCTGA
- the YRDC gene encoding threonylcarbamoyl-AMP synthase isoform X1: MSPARPCTGLRAAVAASIGLSEGPGGSARSGRLLRPPSPAPAAPGARLFRLPGSGAVRAANPERAGWTEALRAAVAELRAGAVVAVPTDTLYGLACSASCSEALGVVYRVKGRSESKPLAVCLGRVADVYRYCRVRVPEGLLNDLLPGPVTLVMERSEELNKDLNPFTPLVGIRIPDHAFMQDLAQVFGGPLALTSANLSSQTSSLNVEEFQDLWPRLSLVIDGGPIGDDQSPECRLGSTVVDLSVPGEFGIIRPGCALESTSVILRKYGLLPFRGSCL, translated from the exons ATGTCTCCGGCGCGTCCGTGCACGGGGCTGAGGGCCGCGGTGGCTGCCAGTATAGGGTTGAGCGAGGGGCCGGGGGGCTCCGCCCGGAGCGGGCGCCTTCTCCGTCCGCCGAGCCCCGCTCCGGCGGCGCCGGGGGCCCGGCTGTTCCGGCTCCCGGGGAGCGGGGCCGTGCGGGCCGCAAACCCGGAGCGCGCCGGCTGGACCGAGGCGCTGCGGGCCGCCGTGGCCGAGCTGCGCGCCGGCGCCGTGGTGGCCGTCCCCACCGATACGCTGTACGGCCTGGCCTGCTCGGCGAGCTGCTCGGAGGCACTGGGCGTCGTGTACCGCGTCAAGGGCCGCAGCGAGAGCAAGCCGCTGGCCGTGTGCCTGGGCCGCGTGGCCGACGTCTACAG GTACTGCCGTGTGAGAGTACCTGAGGGGCTCCTGAACGACCTGCTGCCAGGACCAGTGACCCTGGTGATGGAACGCTCGGAGGAGCTCAACAAGGACCTGAACCCCTTCACTCCT CTTGTAGGCATCCGGATTCCTGACCACGCCTTCATGCAGGACTTGGCCCAGGTGTTTGGGGGACCGCTTGCTCTCACCAGCGCcaacctcagctcccagaccagCTCTCTGAATGTTGAG gAATTTCAGGACCTCTGGCCTCGCTTGTCCTTGGTCATTGATGGGGGACCAATTGGGGACGACCAGAGCCCTGAGTGTCGACTAGGCTCAACTGTGGTTGACTTGTCTGTGCCTGGAGAGTTTGGCATCATTCGTCCGGGTTG TGCCCTAGAAAGTACTTCGGTCATCCTCCGGAAGTACGGGCTGCTCCCCTTTCGTGGATCCTGCTTGTGA
- the YRDC gene encoding threonylcarbamoyl-AMP synthase isoform X2, translating to MSPARPCTGLRAAVAASIGLSEGPGGSARSGRLLRPPSPAPAAPGARLFRLPGSGAVRAANPERAGWTEALRAAVAELRAGAVVAVPTDTLYGLACSASCSEALGVVYRVKGRSESKPLAVCLGRVADVYRYCRVRVPEGLLNDLLPGPVTLVMERSEELNKDLNPFTPLVGIRIPDHAFMQDLAQVFGGPLALTSANLSSQTSSLNVEEFQDLWPRLSLVIDGGPIGDDQSPECRLGSTVVDLSVPGEFGIIRPGWAGCWCQCSQAPRWE from the exons ATGTCTCCGGCGCGTCCGTGCACGGGGCTGAGGGCCGCGGTGGCTGCCAGTATAGGGTTGAGCGAGGGGCCGGGGGGCTCCGCCCGGAGCGGGCGCCTTCTCCGTCCGCCGAGCCCCGCTCCGGCGGCGCCGGGGGCCCGGCTGTTCCGGCTCCCGGGGAGCGGGGCCGTGCGGGCCGCAAACCCGGAGCGCGCCGGCTGGACCGAGGCGCTGCGGGCCGCCGTGGCCGAGCTGCGCGCCGGCGCCGTGGTGGCCGTCCCCACCGATACGCTGTACGGCCTGGCCTGCTCGGCGAGCTGCTCGGAGGCACTGGGCGTCGTGTACCGCGTCAAGGGCCGCAGCGAGAGCAAGCCGCTGGCCGTGTGCCTGGGCCGCGTGGCCGACGTCTACAG GTACTGCCGTGTGAGAGTACCTGAGGGGCTCCTGAACGACCTGCTGCCAGGACCAGTGACCCTGGTGATGGAACGCTCGGAGGAGCTCAACAAGGACCTGAACCCCTTCACTCCT CTTGTAGGCATCCGGATTCCTGACCACGCCTTCATGCAGGACTTGGCCCAGGTGTTTGGGGGACCGCTTGCTCTCACCAGCGCcaacctcagctcccagaccagCTCTCTGAATGTTGAG gAATTTCAGGACCTCTGGCCTCGCTTGTCCTTGGTCATTGATGGGGGACCAATTGGGGACGACCAGAGCCCTGAGTGTCGACTAGGCTCAACTGTGGTTGACTTGTCTGTGCCTGGAGAGTTTGGCATCATTCGTCCGGGTTG GGCCGGATGCTGGTGTCAATGTAGCCAGGCCCCACGCTGGGAATGA
- the MANEAL gene encoding glycoprotein endo-alpha-1,2-mannosidase-like protein isoform X3: MIMENPQMTWCPPFWTLPISTTSRYGSHGAFYRYKNSMGKSLPLFYIYDSYLTSPEAWAHLLTPNGPHSIRNTPYDGVFIALLVEEGHTHDILAAGFDGMYTYFASNGFSFGSSHQNWKAVKNFCDANNLMFIPSVGPGYIDTSIRPWNNHSTRNRVNGKYYETALQAALTVRPEIVSITSFNEWHEGTQIEKAIPKKTPTRLYLDYLPHQPSLYLELTRRWAEHFIKEKEQWLM, from the exons ATGATAATGGAGAACCCTCAGATGACCTGGTGCCCGCCATTCTGGACGCTGCCCATCAGCACAACATCCAG GTATGGCTCCCATGGTGCATTTTACCGCTATAAGAACAGCATGGGTAAGAGCCTCCCACTCTTTTATATCTATGACTCCTACCTGACATCCCCTGAGGCCTGGGCCCACCTCCTGACACCGAACGGGCCCCACTCAATCCGCAACACCCCCTACGATGGGGTCTTCATAGCGCTGCTGGTGGAGGAGGGCCACACCCATGACATCCTGGCCGCCGGATTTGATGGCATGTACACCTACTTTGCCTCCAATGGTTTCTCCTTCGGCTCCTCCCATCAGAACTGGAAAGCTGTGAAGAACTTCTGCGATGCCAACAACCTCATGTTCATTCCCAGCGTGGGGCCTGGCTACATTGACACCAGCATCCGGCCCTGGAACAACCACAGTACGCGGAATAGGGTCAACGGCAAGTACTATGAGACGGCCCTGCAGGCAGCCCTGACCGTGAGGCCCGAGATCGTCTCCATCACCTCCTTCAACGAGTGGCACGAGGGCACCCAGATTGAGAAGGCCATTCCCAAGAAGACACCGACTCGGCTGTATTTGGACTACCTGCCTCATCAGCCCAGCCTGTACCTAGAGCTGACGCGCCGCTGGGCAGAGCACTTCATCAAAGAGAAGGAGCAGTGGCTGATGTGA
- the MANEAL gene encoding glycoprotein endo-alpha-1,2-mannosidase-like protein isoform X1, with the protein MARRRRRACIALFLVLLFAFGTLMGLRTLKAPDGLPALGPGLELAPFERRPEGGPAPAARAPAAPAAPPPPPPPPRTAGPGSSPGPAPAEAEPAPGQSLRVYSDLHAFYYSWYGSPRREGHYIHWDHVMVPHWDPKISASYPRGRHSPPEDLGSSFYPELGPYSSRDPDVLREHMTQLKEAAIGVLVLSWYPPGMADDNGEPSDDLVPAILDAAHQHNIQVAFHIQPYKGRDDITLHDNIKYIIDTYGSHGAFYRYKNSMGKSLPLFYIYDSYLTSPEAWAHLLTPNGPHSIRNTPYDGVFIALLVEEGHTHDILAAGFDGMYTYFASNGFSFGSSHQNWKAVKNFCDANNLMFIPSVGPGYIDTSIRPWNNHSTRNRVNGKYYETALQAALTVRPEIVSITSFNEWHEGTQIEKAIPKKTPTRLYLDYLPHQPSLYLELTRRWAEHFIKEKEQWLM; encoded by the exons ATGGCCCGGCGGCGGCGCCGCGCCTGCATCGCGCTGTTCTTGGTGCTGCTCTTCGCTTTCGGCACTCTCATGGGCCTGCGCACGCTCAAGGCTCCGGACGGACTCCCGGCGCTGGGCCCCGGCCTGGAGCTGGCGCCCTTTGAGCGACGCCCCGAGGGGGGCCCCGCGCCGGCCGCCCGGGCCCCGGCCGCCCCCGCcgcgccgccaccgccgccgcctccgccccGCACCGCGGGTCCGGGCAGCTCCCCGGGGCCGGCCCCAGCGGAGGCCGAGCCCGCCCCCGGGCAGAGTCTGCGCGTCTACTCGGACCTGCACGCCTTCTACTACTCGTGGTACGGGAGCCCGCGGCGCGAGGGCCACTACATTCACTGGGACCACGTCATGGTGCCGCACTGGGACCCCAAGATCTCGGCCAGCTACCCTCGCGGCCGCCACAGCCCCCCTGAAGACTTGGGCTCCAGCTTCTACCCGGAGCTGGGGCCCTACAGCTCCCGGGACCCCGACGTGCTGCGGGAGCACATGACCCAGCTGAAGGAAGCCGCCATTG GCGTCCTGGTCCTGTCCTGGTACCCACCTGGCATGGCTGATGATAATGGAGAACCCTCAGATGACCTGGTGCCCGCCATTCTGGACGCTGCCCATCAGCACAACATCCAG GTGGCCTTCCACATCCAACCCTACAAGGGCCGAGATGACATCACTCTGCATGACAACATCAAGTATATCATTGACAC GTATGGCTCCCATGGTGCATTTTACCGCTATAAGAACAGCATGGGTAAGAGCCTCCCACTCTTTTATATCTATGACTCCTACCTGACATCCCCTGAGGCCTGGGCCCACCTCCTGACACCGAACGGGCCCCACTCAATCCGCAACACCCCCTACGATGGGGTCTTCATAGCGCTGCTGGTGGAGGAGGGCCACACCCATGACATCCTGGCCGCCGGATTTGATGGCATGTACACCTACTTTGCCTCCAATGGTTTCTCCTTCGGCTCCTCCCATCAGAACTGGAAAGCTGTGAAGAACTTCTGCGATGCCAACAACCTCATGTTCATTCCCAGCGTGGGGCCTGGCTACATTGACACCAGCATCCGGCCCTGGAACAACCACAGTACGCGGAATAGGGTCAACGGCAAGTACTATGAGACGGCCCTGCAGGCAGCCCTGACCGTGAGGCCCGAGATCGTCTCCATCACCTCCTTCAACGAGTGGCACGAGGGCACCCAGATTGAGAAGGCCATTCCCAAGAAGACACCGACTCGGCTGTATTTGGACTACCTGCCTCATCAGCCCAGCCTGTACCTAGAGCTGACGCGCCGCTGGGCAGAGCACTTCATCAAAGAGAAGGAGCAGTGGCTGATGTGA
- the MANEAL gene encoding glycoprotein endo-alpha-1,2-mannosidase-like protein isoform X2, producing the protein MARRRRRACIALFLVLLFAFGTLMGLRTLKAPDGLPALGPGLELAPFERRPEGGPAPAARAPAAPAAPPPPPPPPRTAGPGSSPGPAPAEAEPAPGQSLRVYSDLHAFYYSWYGSPRREGHYIHWDHVMVPHWDPKISASYPRGRHSPPEDLGSSFYPELGPYSSRDPDVLREHMTQLKEAAIGVLVLSWYPPGMADDNGEPSDDLVPAILDAAHQHNIQVAFHIQPYKGRDDITLHDNIKYIIDTTGKL; encoded by the exons ATGGCCCGGCGGCGGCGCCGCGCCTGCATCGCGCTGTTCTTGGTGCTGCTCTTCGCTTTCGGCACTCTCATGGGCCTGCGCACGCTCAAGGCTCCGGACGGACTCCCGGCGCTGGGCCCCGGCCTGGAGCTGGCGCCCTTTGAGCGACGCCCCGAGGGGGGCCCCGCGCCGGCCGCCCGGGCCCCGGCCGCCCCCGCcgcgccgccaccgccgccgcctccgccccGCACCGCGGGTCCGGGCAGCTCCCCGGGGCCGGCCCCAGCGGAGGCCGAGCCCGCCCCCGGGCAGAGTCTGCGCGTCTACTCGGACCTGCACGCCTTCTACTACTCGTGGTACGGGAGCCCGCGGCGCGAGGGCCACTACATTCACTGGGACCACGTCATGGTGCCGCACTGGGACCCCAAGATCTCGGCCAGCTACCCTCGCGGCCGCCACAGCCCCCCTGAAGACTTGGGCTCCAGCTTCTACCCGGAGCTGGGGCCCTACAGCTCCCGGGACCCCGACGTGCTGCGGGAGCACATGACCCAGCTGAAGGAAGCCGCCATTG GCGTCCTGGTCCTGTCCTGGTACCCACCTGGCATGGCTGATGATAATGGAGAACCCTCAGATGACCTGGTGCCCGCCATTCTGGACGCTGCCCATCAGCACAACATCCAG GTGGCCTTCCACATCCAACCCTACAAGGGCCGAGATGACATCACTCTGCATGACAACATCAAGTATATCATTGACAC AACTGGAAAGCTGTGA